The Desulfuromonas acetoxidans DSM 684 genome segment CCTAAGCTCAAGAAGTCAGACTTCTATGGTAGAGCGCACCAAAGCTTCCGGTGCCGAACGTGTATACCTGCTTCGGCAACGGTTCAGCATTCTACAGCCCGGCATCTTCCCGCAATCGCTATGGCAGAAGCTATCCTGCGCGACCAGAAGCGGTTCTGCCTACTTGTGCTCTGCTGCAAGGTGAGTTCGGTGTTGACAACTACTATGTCGGCGTTCCTTGTATTCTGGGTGCTGCCGGCGTTGAAGGCATTATGGAATTTGAACTGGATGCTGAAGAGCAAGCCCTGTTCGACAACTCTGTTGCCGCCGTTAAAGGCCTGATTGATGAGCTGCCCACCATCCTGCCGGACATGGCAGACATTCGGAACAGCTAATCAGCTTAGCGTACAGTTGAATCATCCCAACAAGGGCAATGGCAACATTGCCCTTGTTGTTTTGTCAGTGTCTGAGAGCATAAGGACTTACTTGAAAAACCCCTCTCCTTGTTTTACACTCCCTAACACTGTTTTAGCCAAACTCAACGGATGTGATATTTTATTTCATCTTACGCATCTCTGTGCTTGCACATTGTATATTGCATATTGTATACAATTGGTGTATACAATTTGCGACGAGCAAATGACGATGTTTGATTGCTGTAAGCGCAGCATAATTTCTTGAAACATCTCTTTTTACACAGGAGACAGTATGGCAGAGAACGCAAAACTCACGAGTGCTGAGCAAATTGTCGTGAAATTCACCGGTGACTCCGGTGACGGCATGCAGCTCATCGGTAATCAGCTTACCGCCCTGGCAGCATTGGACGGTAATGATGTTAACTCCCTTCCCGACTATCCTTCAGAAATCCGTGCCCCGACCGGTACCATCGCGGGTGTTTCAGGTTTCCAAATGTGCCTGGGCGACCACAAAATCTACACTGCTGGTGACGCTCCTGACGTTCTGGTCGCGTTTAACCCTGCTGCGGTTAAACACAGTGCCAAATTCGTCAAGCCCGGCGGGATGATCATCACCAACTCCGACTCTTTCACTGAGAAAGCGCTGGCTAAAGTTGGTTATGAAGGCAACCCCCTCGAAGACAAAACTCTCGACGGTTACGACGTTAAAGCAATCCCCATGTTCACCCTGGTGCGTGAAGCACTGGCTGACATGGATATGCCTAACGCTGCTAAAGACCGTTGCAAGAACTTCTTCACCATGGGTGTTCTGTGCTGGCTATTCAACAAAACTCCTCAGCTGGTTCTTGATTTCATTCAGGAAAAATTTGGCCCCAACGCCAAGAAACCCAAGCTGCAAATTGCTGAAGCCAACACCAAGGCGTTCAAAGCCGGCCTGAACTATGGTGAAACCACCATCATGTTCCAGGAACGCTATGACCTTGGTGCTGCTCAGATCGAAAAAGGTCTGTACCGCAACATCACTGGTAATGACGCCTCTGCTCTGGCGATCGCTGCTGCCGGTGCTAAATCCGGTCTGCAACCGTTCATCGGTTCCTACCCCATCACTCCGGCAACCGACCTGCTGCACTACGCATCAGAGTTCAAAGACCTCGACCTCGTCACCATGCAGATGGAAGACGAAATCGCTGGTATCTGCTGTGCCATCGGTGCGGCCTACGCTGGCAACCTGGCATTCACCACCACATCCGGTCCTGGTCTGGCTCTGAAAACAGAAGCTGCCGGTCTGGCTCTGATCCTGGAACTGCCTTTGGTTATCGTTAACGTTCAGCGTGGTGGTCCTTGTACTGGTCTGCCGACTAAAACTGAGCAATCTGACCTGCTGCAGGCCATGTTCGGTCGCAACGGTGACAGCTACATGCCGATCATCGCTGCCAACAGCCCGGCGGACTGCTTCGACGCAACATTCCAAGGTGCAAAAATTGCTTTGAAATACCGCACTCCGGTTATCGTACTGACTGACGGTTACATCGGTCAGGGTAGCTGCCCGTGGAAAGTACCGACCCTGGATGAGCTCGAAGACCTCACTCCTTACGTCAACCTGTGGAAGCCGGAAGATCATCCTGGTGAGACCTACATGTCTTACAAGCGTGACCCCGAGACTCTGGCACGTGACTGGGCTATCCCCGGCACTAAAGGGTGCCAGCACCGCATCGGTTCTCTGGAGAAAAACGAATCTGGCGCTGTTAGCCATGACCCGATGAACCACCAGAAAATGACTGAAATCCGTAAAGCCAAAGTTGACAATCTGGCCGCAGTTCTGCCTGAGGCAGAGATCAACGGTGCTGATTCCGGTAAAGTACTGGTTATCAGCTGGGGTGGTACTTATGGTGCGGTTAAAGGCGCTGTTGACCGTCTCATCGCTGACGGCAAATCGGTTTCCGGCGTTAACCTGCGTTGGGTATGGCCGTTCCCGCCGAACCTGGGCGACATCATCAGCCGCTTTGACAAGGTCTTGGTTCCGGAGCTCAACATGGGTCAACTGAGCCTGCTGCTTCGCGCCAAGTTCCTGGTTGACGTTCAATCTCTCTCCAAGGTTCAGGGCGACCCGTTCCGCGAGTACGAGGTTATCGACAAAGTCAACGAAATGTTAGGAGAATAAATCATGGCAGAACTGACTAAAAAAGATTTCGCCTCCCCTGCTGAGGTTAAGTGGTGCCCGGGTTGTGGTGACTACGCCATTATGAACGCTGTCCGCGCGGGCATGGTTGCCGCTGGCAAGCCCCGCGACGAAGTGGCTATCGTTTCCGGTATCGGTTGCTCCAGCCGTTTCCCTTACTACATGGAAACCTATGGTCTGCACACCATTCACGGTCGTGCTGCAGCCATCGCTTCCGGCGTTAAAGTTGGTAACCCCAAGCTGGACGTCTGGGTTATTTCCGGTGACGGTGACTCCACCGCAATCGGTGGTAACCACTTCATGCACGCAATTCGTCGTAACATCAACCTGAATTACGTCATGATCAACAACAAGATCTACGGCCTGACCAAAGGTCAATACTCTCCGACTTCGGAGATGGGCCAGATCTCAAAAACCACACCTTACGGTGTTATCGATTACCCGATGACTCCTCTGAAAGTGGCAATGGGTCTTGGTGCAACGTTTGTTGCCCGTGGCCTGGACGCTCAAATGAAGCTGTCTGAAGAGATCTGCAAACGTGGCGCAATGCACAAAGGTTTCAGCATGATGGAAATCTTTGCCAACTGCATCATCTACAACGACGGCGCTCATCAGCAGCTGACCGACAAAGAAACCGGCGCTGACTACTACATCATCCTCAAAGATGGTGAGAAAATGATCTTCGGAACCGAAAGCCAGTACTGCCTGGTTCAAGACGGCTTCAAGATCAAAGCAGCCAAGGTTGCTGACGTTGCTGAATCCGACATTCTGGTTCACGACGAGAAAAACGCTGAAGTTGCTGCACTGCTGGCGACCATGCGTCCCGATGCTAACCTGCCTCTGGCACTGGGCATCATCTTTGCTGACGACAGCAAAAAGACCTACGACGACATGGTTTACGAGCAGGTTGCTGGTGTTAAAGCCAAGCGCGGCCGCACGGTTGACCAAGTTATGCAAGAAGGTCACACCTGGACGGTTTAATCACCGCTCCACCTGTAACACGCACAACCCGCCCGGAGGATTCACATCCTCCGGGCCGTTTTAACATATATCCATGGAAGATTGCTGGACATGTCAGGCTTCTGGGATGTTTGACGGCATTTTTGCCAGCCCCATGAACCCTACCTGTCCCTGCACACTCACCAACGTCTCATCTTGCAGTATCGCATGATAATTTATGGCGATGCTTATACAGCGCTCATCCAACAATGGTTCATTGGGGTGAGCATATGCTGAGTTACTGAACGTAATAGAGATTGAGCGTTACGGTATTCACCACTAAGGAGAGATCATGTCCACGATTATCTGGTCAGAAATTGATGAAGCACCGGCATTAGCAACGTATGCTTTGCTGCCTATCGTACAAAAATTCCTCAAAGGGTCCGGCGTTGATGTTGAAACACGCGACATCTCCCTTTCTGGGCGTATTCTTGCCAACTTCCCCGAGAAGTTGAAAGATGAGCAAAAAGTTGCTGATTATTTGGCCCAATTGGGTGAACTGACTCAGGATCCTTCGGCAAACATCATCAAACTGCCGAACGTCAGTGCTTCCATTCCTCAGCTGCAAGCAGCCATCAAGGAACTTCAGGAAAAAGGCTACGATGTTCCGGATTACCCGGAAGAGCCTAAGACCGACGAAGAAAAAGAGCTGCAAGCGCGTTACTCCAAGTGCCTGGGCAGTGCGGTTAACCCGGTACTGCGTGAAGGTAACTCCGATCGTCGCTCTGCTGCTTCCGTTAAAAAATTCGCCCAGAAAAATCCTCATCGCATGATGAAAGACTGGCCTGCTGATTCAAAAACTCGCGTAGCGCACATGAACGCCAACGATTTTTACGCCAGTGAGACGTCTGTCACTCTCGACAAGGATACGACGCTTACTTATAAATTCGTCGGCAATGACGGTAGTGAGCAAGTTCTGAAAGAAAAACTGCCTGTCCTGGCAGGTGAAGTTGTTGATTCATCCTCCATGAGCATGGCCGCAGTTCGCGAGTTCTTTGCTCAGCAGATTGAAGAAGCCAAAAAAGACGGCGTACTCCTGTCTCTGCACATGAAGGCAACCATGATGAAGATCTCTGACCCGTACATCTTCGGTCAGTGCGTTAAAGTCTTCTACAAGGATGTCTTTGAAAAATACGGTTCTGTTTTTGAAGAGATCGGCGTTAATGTCAGCAATGGTCTGGGCGACGTCTACGCAAAACTGAAGCGTCTGCCTGACGCAAAGCGCGAAGAGATCGAAGCGGCAATTATGGACGTGTACAAAGACCGTCCTGCTTTGGCCATGGTTGACTCCCGTCGTGGTATCACCAACCTGCATGCACCGAACGATGTGATCATCGATGCGTCCATGCCTGTTGTTGTTCGCGACGGCGGCCGCATGTGGAACCTGCAGGATGAGCTGCAAGACACTGTTGCCATGATCCCTGATCGTTGCTATGCCACGATCTACCAAACGGTCATCGAAGATTGCCAGAAAAACGGTCAATTCGACCCAGCCACCATGGGCGCAGTATCCAACGTTGGTCTCATGGCTAAAAAAGCTGAAGAGTACGGTTCTCACGATAAGACCTTCTACTCTCCCGGTGATGGTAAAATTCAGGTTATTGATGAGGCAACTGGCGCTGTATTGCTTGAGCAGACGCTTGAAGCCGGCGATGTGTTCCGTTCTTGCCAAACCAAAGACGAGTCGATTCGTGACTGGGTTAAATTGGCGGTATCCCGTGCTAAAGCGACTGGCGTTCCGACTGTATTCTGGTTGGATCCCAAGCGTGGCCATGATGCGCAGATCATTGCCAAGGTTGAAACCTACCTCAAAGACCACGACACCACCGGTCTGGACATCCGCATCATGACTCCTGACGACGCCATGCAGCTTGCTTGTGATCGCAGCCGTCGTGGTGAAGATACCGTTACCTGCACCGGTAACGCCCTGCGTGACTACCTCACTGACTTGTTCCCGATCCTGGAACTCGGCACCAGTGCTCGTATGCTTTCTATCGTACCGCTGCTTCAAGGTGGTGGCGTGTTTGAAACCGGCGCCGGTGGTTCTGCTCCTAAGCACGTTGAGCAATTCCTCAAAGAAGGTCACCTGCGTTGGGACTCCTTGGGTGAATACTGCGCTCTGGTTCCGTCTTTGGAGCACATTGCCAAAACAACCGATAATGCAACGGCTCAACTGTATGCTGAAACTCTGGATGCAGCCGTTACTGATTATCTGCTGAATGAGAAAGCGCCTTCTCGTAAGGTCAATGAGATTGACAATCGTGGTAGCAGCTTCTACGTTGCTCTGTACTGGGCAAAAGCTCTTGCAGCTCAAGACAAAAACGCTGAGCTGAAAGCCAAGTTTGCTAAAATTGCTGCCGATCTCGAGGCCAACGAAGCCAAGATTAACGAAGAGCTTCTGGCGGCTCAAGGTTCTCCGGTTGATATCGGTGGTTACTACAAGCCGGACGTTGCCAAGACAAGCGCAGCAATGCGTCCGAGTGCAACTCTGAACGCAATTATCGACGCACTGTAAAATCGTTCCGGTTGCGGAAACTAAAAAGCCAAGGTTGCACTTGCAACCTTGGCTTTTTTTGTGAAATCAAACTAGGACCTCAGCACATTCTAAATTGTCGTTTGTAGGAGCGGCTTCAGCCGCGAAGATCCATGCTAAAAAAACACTTTAAATACATTAGCGAATAAATTCGCTCCTACATGTGATTGTCTCTATGGCAAAATTACGTGTATTCGAGGACTAGCGGCTTTATTGCTGAAATGGCCAGCCCTTCTGTACGAACTCTTCCAGTTCTTCTCGGGGCAGAGGTTCGGAAAAAATAAAGCCCTGCATGGCCTGACAACCAAGATCACTGAGAAAACTCACCTGCTCCATTGTCTCAACGCCTTCCGCGATGACACTGAGTCCAAGCGTATCAGCCATGGAGATAATCGTCGCGACAATCGCCGCATGATTATCATCATGCATCACATTGACAAGAAAAGACTTATCGATCTTCAAACGATCAACCGGAAACGTGTTGAGATAATTGAGCGATGAGTAACCAGTGCCAAAATCATCAATGGCCAGTCGAATTCC includes the following:
- a CDS encoding NADP-dependent isocitrate dehydrogenase; translation: MSTIIWSEIDEAPALATYALLPIVQKFLKGSGVDVETRDISLSGRILANFPEKLKDEQKVADYLAQLGELTQDPSANIIKLPNVSASIPQLQAAIKELQEKGYDVPDYPEEPKTDEEKELQARYSKCLGSAVNPVLREGNSDRRSAASVKKFAQKNPHRMMKDWPADSKTRVAHMNANDFYASETSVTLDKDTTLTYKFVGNDGSEQVLKEKLPVLAGEVVDSSSMSMAAVREFFAQQIEEAKKDGVLLSLHMKATMMKISDPYIFGQCVKVFYKDVFEKYGSVFEEIGVNVSNGLGDVYAKLKRLPDAKREEIEAAIMDVYKDRPALAMVDSRRGITNLHAPNDVIIDASMPVVVRDGGRMWNLQDELQDTVAMIPDRCYATIYQTVIEDCQKNGQFDPATMGAVSNVGLMAKKAEEYGSHDKTFYSPGDGKIQVIDEATGAVLLEQTLEAGDVFRSCQTKDESIRDWVKLAVSRAKATGVPTVFWLDPKRGHDAQIIAKVETYLKDHDTTGLDIRIMTPDDAMQLACDRSRRGEDTVTCTGNALRDYLTDLFPILELGTSARMLSIVPLLQGGGVFETGAGGSAPKHVEQFLKEGHLRWDSLGEYCALVPSLEHIAKTTDNATAQLYAETLDAAVTDYLLNEKAPSRKVNEIDNRGSSFYVALYWAKALAAQDKNAELKAKFAKIAADLEANEAKINEELLAAQGSPVDIGGYYKPDVAKTSAAMRPSATLNAIIDAL
- a CDS encoding 2-oxoacid:acceptor oxidoreductase subunit alpha — translated: MAENAKLTSAEQIVVKFTGDSGDGMQLIGNQLTALAALDGNDVNSLPDYPSEIRAPTGTIAGVSGFQMCLGDHKIYTAGDAPDVLVAFNPAAVKHSAKFVKPGGMIITNSDSFTEKALAKVGYEGNPLEDKTLDGYDVKAIPMFTLVREALADMDMPNAAKDRCKNFFTMGVLCWLFNKTPQLVLDFIQEKFGPNAKKPKLQIAEANTKAFKAGLNYGETTIMFQERYDLGAAQIEKGLYRNITGNDASALAIAAAGAKSGLQPFIGSYPITPATDLLHYASEFKDLDLVTMQMEDEIAGICCAIGAAYAGNLAFTTTSGPGLALKTEAAGLALILELPLVIVNVQRGGPCTGLPTKTEQSDLLQAMFGRNGDSYMPIIAANSPADCFDATFQGAKIALKYRTPVIVLTDGYIGQGSCPWKVPTLDELEDLTPYVNLWKPEDHPGETYMSYKRDPETLARDWAIPGTKGCQHRIGSLEKNESGAVSHDPMNHQKMTEIRKAKVDNLAAVLPEAEINGADSGKVLVISWGGTYGAVKGAVDRLIADGKSVSGVNLRWVWPFPPNLGDIISRFDKVLVPELNMGQLSLLLRAKFLVDVQSLSKVQGDPFREYEVIDKVNEMLGE
- a CDS encoding 2-oxoacid:ferredoxin oxidoreductase subunit beta; its protein translation is MAELTKKDFASPAEVKWCPGCGDYAIMNAVRAGMVAAGKPRDEVAIVSGIGCSSRFPYYMETYGLHTIHGRAAAIASGVKVGNPKLDVWVISGDGDSTAIGGNHFMHAIRRNINLNYVMINNKIYGLTKGQYSPTSEMGQISKTTPYGVIDYPMTPLKVAMGLGATFVARGLDAQMKLSEEICKRGAMHKGFSMMEIFANCIIYNDGAHQQLTDKETGADYYIILKDGEKMIFGTESQYCLVQDGFKIKAAKVADVAESDILVHDEKNAEVAALLATMRPDANLPLALGIIFADDSKKTYDDMVYEQVAGVKAKRGRTVDQVMQEGHTWTV